The following coding sequences are from one Geothrix sp. window:
- a CDS encoding peptidylprolyl isomerase: MTRVLFQTDKGDINLDLFPKEAPGTVANFVKLIEAGFYDGLAFHRVIPDFVIQGGCPNTKAGASGMPGTGGPGWKIKCETAGNPHKHKLGALSMAHAGPNTGGSQFFICNGSAPSHLDGVHTVFGQCASEADVKVVQAIKANDRIVKATVVEA, from the coding sequence ATGACCCGCGTGCTCTTCCAGACCGACAAGGGCGACATCAACCTGGACCTGTTCCCGAAGGAGGCGCCGGGCACTGTGGCGAACTTCGTGAAGCTCATCGAAGCGGGCTTCTACGATGGCCTGGCCTTCCACCGCGTGATCCCCGACTTCGTCATCCAGGGTGGCTGCCCCAACACCAAGGCCGGCGCCTCGGGCATGCCCGGTACTGGCGGCCCCGGCTGGAAGATCAAGTGCGAGACGGCCGGCAATCCCCACAAGCACAAGCTGGGCGCCCTCTCCATGGCCCACGCGGGCCCGAACACGGGCGGCAGCCAGTTCTTCATCTGCAACGGCAGCGCCCCCAGCCACCTCGATGGCGTCCACACGGTCTTCGGCCAGTGCGCCTCTGAGGCAGACGTCAAGGTCGTCCAGGCCATCAAGGCCAACGACCGGATCGTCAAAGCGACGGTGGTGGAAGCGTAG
- a CDS encoding DNA-3-methyladenine glycosylase I → MPERCGWCGTDPLYIAYHDEEWGVPQHDDRRLLEKLVLEGAQAGLSWITILRKRAAYRRAFHGFDPVKVAAMTDADLEAVLLDPGIVRNRLKVFSARKNALAFLAVQREFGSFDAFLWAFVGGRPQVNHPKALKDVPAVTPEAEALSKALKKRGFTFVGPTIMYAYMQSMGLVDDHLTTCWRKAL, encoded by the coding sequence ATGCCTGAACGGTGCGGCTGGTGCGGTACCGATCCGCTCTACATCGCCTACCACGACGAGGAGTGGGGCGTTCCCCAGCACGATGACCGCCGGCTCTTGGAGAAGCTGGTCCTCGAAGGGGCCCAGGCGGGATTGAGTTGGATCACCATCCTGCGCAAGCGGGCGGCCTACAGGAGGGCTTTCCACGGGTTCGACCCCGTGAAGGTCGCGGCCATGACGGATGCAGACTTGGAGGCCGTCCTGCTGGATCCGGGCATCGTGCGGAACCGGCTGAAGGTCTTCTCGGCCCGGAAGAACGCCCTGGCCTTCCTGGCCGTCCAGCGGGAGTTCGGCAGCTTCGACGCCTTTCTCTGGGCTTTCGTGGGAGGCCGGCCGCAGGTGAACCATCCGAAGGCGCTGAAGGACGTTCCCGCGGTGACGCCCGAAGCCGAGGCGTTGAGCAAGGCCCTCAAGAAGCGCGGTTTCACCTTCGTGGGGCCCACGATCATGTACGCCTACATGCAGTCCATGGGCCTGGTGGATGATCACCTCACCACCTGCTGGCGCAAGGCACTCTAG